The genomic segment GCCCTGTGTGCTCTTCTCAACCTCACAGGATCTGGGATCAGCCctcacctctcccagctcctttaAAGGCTCTGTGGAGACTGAAGAGCTCTCTGAAGAACAGGAATTACTTCCCACTAGTCAAAACCCAATAAATTGCCATGGATCCTCAATAAAGGACAGGTCAGTGCCAGAATCCACAAGACAGCAGGTGCTGTggaatttttgatttttcctggatttgtCACCAGAGGGAATGTGGCTGATGGAAGCAGAGACAATCCAAAACAAAAGCTGAAGCAATTGTtacacagccagagcaggagggTGAGGGCAGGAGCCACCTCTGGACAGGCTGGTCACAAACTCCATCCCCTGCAGGACCTGGCCAGCTCCACCTCATTTCTCCAAGGCTGTCAAGAACAGAGCTTTGAGAgacaataaaaaacccaactttgCTTCATCAGGTTTGGGTTTCAGCACAAGGATCCAACACTGAATTCACCCTGATCCTTAAGGAGAGTCTCTATTCACATTCCCTGCCAATTTAACAACAAATGATTCCTCCACAGCCCCCTAAAATCTCAGTGACAACAGCTGACAGCTCCAGAGCTTCTGTTTCATAAGGAGCCACCACCCCTGCACAACACTCTTTCCTTCTGGATTAAGAAAGATTTCCCCCCATGGATTAACCTACTTGAAAGAATTCTgccaacaaaaagaaaaattcacttGGGGAGAGAGAAAACGAACTCAGCTCAACAGTCCTGGGTTCTGCACCAGCCActggctgggtgctgcagagcaaactcctcagtgggattttggagtAACACAATTCCCCTCCCCACATCCACCTCGGGAAGGTGCTCAGGAATTCCCATGGAACAATTCAAATGGGAAGGATCCTTGTCCCTTCTGACACCCACATCGACCCCTCAAGGCATGGATCATTCCAGGGGTGGTGGGAAGAtgttgaatttctttttttttctttctcattctccCTGTGCTTCTGGGAGtgggaaaagggggggaaacCTCAGGGCTTGAAATATTCACCTGTGCAACACAACCACCAGATCTCAGCTCCCTCctcaccccagctctgtgccagcctccCCCACTGGAGCCTGGCACTCAAGGAAAAGCTTCTGGAACAGAACTTTCCTGCTTGCACTTGTCAAAGATTGGTAAAAACACCGCCCAGGGTGCTCAGGGGAGGCCAGGAAATCCAGGGGTGCCCTCTGGCACTGTTtgtccccatcctcctcctctagggaatttcctctccctgcctcacacgtgcctttttgcctttttgcctttttctcacCCCTCCACatttcctgggctgcagctgcagcctccttgTGCCTGAAGTgattttctgctcctctctgaaGGGCTCAAGAGTCAGGATTTGGTTTCTCCAGCTCCACGTGGCTGTGCTCTGTTGGGATGTTCAGCCTCCCCACCCTGAACCagcaagaaaaaggagaggcagggaatctctgcagcctccaggTCCTGCCCCCTCAAACAAGGAGCTCAAAAATAGCAAACAGAACACAGATTGTGGGGGGAACAGGTTCTGGATCGGGGATTTGGAGAGAAAACACAGCTGTGAGGTAACTTCTGTCCTTTTACACAAGGAGATATTTCCCTGGCCTTTTCAGACAAGTAGATATTTCTCTATCCATTCAAACAAGTAGATATTTCTCTATCCATTTAGCCAAGCACATGATTTCTGTGTCCTTCTCAGACAAGCAGGTTATTTCTCTGTCCACTCAGACAAGGAGATGGTTTCAAGCCTCGCTTAACCAGGACTGAAAGGAGAAGCACAGCATCACTTTGTGGTGgttcccccactcccccacccctctcccacCTTCTCCTGCCCAagcctggagcacctgggaggtgccagcagagcccaggtcAGGCTGGATCGAGCACTGGGCACATGGAATGGCTGTTGGGCGCTCGGTGCGTTCTCTGAGCCAACGCCAGAACAGAGAGAGAAGCAGCCAGGGTCAACTCACAAACAGAGACAAAGcaaagagacagagagacagaaatttAGAGGCCAGTCACCAATAAAGATGGAGAAGGGTGTGAAGATGCTCCCGGGTTGCAGAGCCTCTAAATGCATGGAACCAAGCGTTCAGTCACTCTCTCACTCTTGGATAAATGTTCGGTTGATGGCATCTGGACacgctgctgggctgggctctgcactcAATCCCAGCCATTATCCTTGATCATGTGAGCTAGTTCAATGATGTATTTGCCTTCTTTATACTTCTGGCTGCTTTCAAAAGCGTGTTCCtgcaaggagaggaggaggaggagtgaggTTGAGGTGAAGTGTGGATGGAAATTGTGCTATGGATCGGAGCTGGGAGTGCTCCCACTGAGAAAAAATCAACTGCAGCTCTTCTCTTGGctcccaggggaaaaaaatcttaaatccTGCTTCTggaatcttaaaaaaaaaaaatatcctgctTCTGGAATCCTAAATCTGGCTTctggaataataataaaaaaatcctgcttctgGAATATCAAATACTGCTTCTggaatctttaaaaaaaaaaaaaaaaaaaaaaagttatcctGCTTCTGGAATCTTAAACTCTGCTTCTGGAATTCTAAATCTGGCTTctggaataataataaaaaaaattcctgcttcTTGAATCTCAAAACTCCTGCTTCTGGAATATCAAATCCTGCTTCTGGAATATAAAATCCTGCTTCTCAAATCCTAAATTCTGCTTCTGGAATATCAAACCCTAAATCCTGCTTCTGGAATATCAAATTCTGCTTCTGGAATCCTAAATTCTGCTTCTGGAATATCAAATCCTGCTTCTggaatcttttttaaaaaaaaaatttatccTGCTTCTGGAATCTTAAACTCTGCTTCTGGAATTCTAAATCTGGcttctgcaatttaaaaaaaaaaaaaaatcctgcttctAGAATCTAAAAAATCCTGCTTCTGGAATATCAAATCCTGCTTCTCAAATCCTAAATTCTGCTTCTGGAATATCAAATCCTGCTTCTAGAATCTTAAATCCTGCTTCTGGAATCTTAAATTCGGCTTCTGGAATATCAAATCCTGCTTCTGGAATCTTAAATTCTGCTTCTGGAATATCAAATCCTGCTTCTGGAATCTTGAAATATTGCTTCTGgaatcttaaaaaaatcctgtttgtaGAATCTTAAATTCTGCTTCTGGAATCTGAAACCCTGCTTCTGGAATCCTAAATCCTGCATCTGAAATGTAAAATCTTGTTCTGGAAGATTAAATATTGCTTCTGGAATCTTAAATCCTGCTTCTgcaatcttaaaataaaaaataaaaaaaatcctgcttctgGAATCTTCAACTCTGCTTCtagaatcccaaatcctgcttcTAGGATCTTAAATCCTGCTTCTAGGATCTTAAATCCTGCTTCTAGGGATCTTAAATCCTGCTTCTAGGATCTAAAATCCTGCTTCTAGCTGCCTTTACACGGGGAAAAAGGAACTGGCAGCATGGACTGTGCAGATTTCTGCAGGGCAATGGCAAATGCTCCTAGGGACAGGATTTAGGGATCCCTGGGGGTAAaatccagctctctgcagggtGCTTTGGGAATTTATTGATGTTTGTTAGAAATGAAGTGGTTCTCTCTCTGGGAATGGGAGGAATTATGGGGAATTTaatgtgggaatgggatcccaggAGAAAATCCCACTGTGAACAGATCTGAGCTTCTGCAGGGATTCCACCTCCTCAATTTCTGATGCTTTCCTTTTACAGCTTAGTGAAGAATATTTCTGCCCAGAGGCCATGCACACAAACTAGGATTTGTTCAGACACTGGTGGAAATGTTTGGACAAAATGGTGTGGGCCTCCAGAAGCAGAAATGAGGAGGTAACATTAAACTTTATTGGAAGgtaattgaatttttaaagagCAAACAGATAAACTCATGTTCAACAGCATTTCCAGTGGGAAGGACACAGGATTAATGGAGCATTCTATTATTCTGATAACATCTAgaataatagcaaaaaaatgTGAACCACAAGACTGAAATTACCCTCATTTATGTTAAATGTCACCTCACAAAAACCAGGTGTAaattcttaatgaaaaaaaccccaaaactacaTTAAAgccgattttttttttccaaatacaacacacacaaaagcaggaggaaaacagatgaaaacCTGCATTTTGGGCTCCCAAAATACTCACATATTTCCAGCCCAGCGTGGTTTTGCAGTTTTCACAGTAAATATCTGCCACGGCGTGCAGTCCTGTTAACAACACCCGCTCCTCTGCAGGGCCACAGCCCACGTTAACTCTGGGACAAAGCACAGATGATGCTCCCCATTAGTGCCTTTCCACATCAAGATGCTCCAATAAAGCTGACAATGATTTCATTGAATGTTTGAAAACATGAGCAGGAGGTTCTGAgtttcccagctgtgcctggaagATTTCTCACGGTTCCAGAGCAGAATGAAAAggtaaaatgggattttttattcAGCTAAAAAACTCAATGAAAGCTTTGAGCAGGAGATTAATAACACTCTTGTCACTTGTGCTAATTAGGCATTTGAGAAAGATTTTCATTCTCAAATTGATAAAATGGTGCTTTgactttcaaaatttaaaaatgtgactgAAATCAGCAGCGCCGAAAGacagagcagcactgacctCCCCAAAAAACTATTTCCAGTCACTGGGAAAATCACTTAGTTTTTATGAAGTGCATATTTAGATC from the Catharus ustulatus isolate bCatUst1 chromosome 22, bCatUst1.pri.v2, whole genome shotgun sequence genome contains:
- the YPEL2 gene encoding protein yippee-like 2, coding for MVKMTRSKTFQAYLPSCHRTYSCIHCRAHLANHDELISKSFQGSQGRAYLFNSVVNVGCGPAEERVLLTGLHAVADIYCENCKTTLGWKYEHAFESSQKYKEGKYIIELAHMIKDNGWD